A window of uncultured Methanoregula sp. genomic DNA:
ACGGGAGGACCAGTGAGCCGATCGTCCTTGTCTTTTCGCTCATGCCGGCGATGCCATTATGGAGATCAAAGATATTGCCCGAGAACATAGCGCTCCGGACAGGCTTCTGGAATTCCCCGTCTTCCATCCAGAATGCATTCGAGAGCTCAACCGAGAAATCCCCGCTCAAGGGGTTTGCCGTATGGGCCCCGATCAGATTGTTCACATAGAGGACGCGGGTGTCATCCACCGTGCTGCGCTTACCATCCACGACAAAGTTGTGGTGTCCGATTCCTGGAAGACCACTGGTGCCGCCCCGGACCGCACTCCCGGTGCTCTTTTGGTCATAGCGGTATGCCGTCTTGAGATCGTACGCAAAGCATTGCAGTATCCCGTCTTTAACGAAATCGATCCTTCGCGTGGGCGTCCCTTCTGCATCCCACCCGACACTTCCACCTGGCCCTGGCATATGGGGGTCGTCGAACATCGATATCTGCTCCGATGCAACCTGTTTTCCAAGGAACTCTCCCAGACGCGAACGTTTTGCATGGACGCTCCGCCCGCTCAGTGCAGGGACGAACACCCCCCCCAGAAGGTCGGCATAGGCAAGGGGCGAGAGCAGGAGATCGTATTCCCCGGTCGGGATATCCTCTCCTTCCGAAGAATTCCTGGCAAAAAATGTGGCGCGTTCCCCAACCTCTGCCGGGTCCACCATGGAAAGAGACCAGGCATGATCGAACTCGTATCCGGTTGACTGCTTGTGAATTGCTTCAAGGGAGAGCGAGACCCCCGTGTTCTGATCGCTATAACGGATCCCGTTGCTGTTGGCAAGGGTCACTTCTACTTTTGAAAGGCCTGCTGATCCCGAAGTAATTTCTGCAGGATGTGCCGTTGCCCCCTCAAGCATCTGTAAAAGAAGATCCCGGGCACATTCCGGTTCTATCTTCATCGATGCATCAAAGGATCCTGGTACTTTAGGGATGGGACCGGGTTCCGGCAGTCCTTCCCAGGGTTGTGGTGTTGCAAGTTTTGTGCTTGCAATTGCAGCAGCGAGACACTCCCTCCACTGGCCGGGATTGCTGGTA
This region includes:
- a CDS encoding TldD/PmbA family protein, whose product is MDWIDQLIAEGTKTVDEVEVYYGEGTSVSADLKKQTVHLATKSIECGLGIRIIHKGQIGSSSTSNPGQWRECLAAAIASTKLATPQPWEGLPEPGPIPKVPGSFDASMKIEPECARDLLLQMLEGATAHPAEITSGSAGLSKVEVTLANSNGIRYSDQNTGVSLSLEAIHKQSTGYEFDHAWSLSMVDPAEVGERATFFARNSSEGEDIPTGEYDLLLSPLAYADLLGGVFVPALSGRSVHAKRSRLGEFLGKQVASEQISMFDDPHMPGPGGSVGWDAEGTPTRRIDFVKDGILQCFAYDLKTAYRYDQKSTGSAVRGGTSGLPGIGHHNFVVDGKRSTVDDTRVLYVNNLIGAHTANPLSGDFSVELSNAFWMEDGEFQKPVRSAMFSGNIFDLHNGIAGMSEKTRTIGSLVLPSIKINNQHIIGK